In Lysobacter firmicutimachus, one genomic interval encodes:
- a CDS encoding CDP-alcohol phosphatidyltransferase family protein, whose product MRRHFSMLREFHLADWFTLANAFCGTGAIFAAMRFLQEGGVRDLMIGMALIPLAFIFDALDGKVARWRKSSSTLGRELDSLADVISFGVAPAALAYACGLQGGWDWVVLSYFVGCGVSRLARYNVTAEALSGDEGKVKYFEGTPIPTSLALVIVLAVAAWQGAIGPDLWFGGIRIGPWLFHPLVLMFALSGSLMISKTLRIPKP is encoded by the coding sequence ATGCGGCGCCACTTCTCGATGCTTCGCGAATTCCATCTCGCGGACTGGTTCACCCTCGCCAACGCGTTCTGCGGCACCGGCGCGATCTTCGCCGCGATGCGCTTCCTGCAGGAAGGCGGCGTGCGCGATCTGATGATCGGCATGGCGCTGATCCCGCTGGCCTTCATCTTCGACGCGCTGGACGGCAAGGTCGCGCGCTGGCGCAAGTCCTCGTCCACCCTCGGACGCGAACTCGACTCGCTGGCCGACGTGATCTCCTTCGGCGTCGCGCCGGCGGCGCTGGCCTACGCCTGCGGCCTGCAGGGCGGTTGGGACTGGGTGGTGCTGAGCTATTTCGTCGGTTGCGGCGTCAGCCGCCTGGCGCGCTACAACGTCACCGCCGAGGCCCTCTCCGGCGACGAAGGCAAGGTCAAGTACTTTGAGGGCACGCCGATTCCGACCAGCCTGGCGTTGGTGATCGTGCTGGCGGTCGCGGCCTGGCAGGGCGCGATCGGCCCCGACCTGTGGTTCGGCGGCATCCGCATCGGCCCGTGGCTGTTCCACCCGCTGGTGCTGATGTTCGCGCTGTCGGGCTCGCTGATGATCAGCAAGACGCTGCGCATTCCCAAGCCTTGA
- a CDS encoding 3-hydroxybutyrate oligomer hydrolase family protein yields the protein MFSAPRQTEHRGEHDDLLSAGLGLDGLRAALPPAFADPAHPTAAELRRRALWANWRGIADLAVGGGYGEVYGSVQRVEGREYSAYATVPGAHQPHRVLAQVPDAFDAGKRCLVVAASSGSRGIYGAIAVAGAWGLPKGCAVAYTDKGAGTDYFDLDAGLGVRADGTIGQPEDGDLAFVPSAAERAAAGGIAFKHAHSRDNPEADWGRHVRQAAQFGLSALDRAFPQQAPFTWANTRVIAVGISNGGGAVLRAAELDGEPWLDAVVAGEPNVYVDGARPLYDYTTEAALLMPCALQHKPLAAMPAAPAGAAADAYCAYAAANGWLGEGMAEASNEARAEAAYRRLRDNGWSDAALRAGALSVSFDLWRAVAATYASAYGRYAPAAKRAGKGPDQPWLPFAYAAADAAAQPPTARPAAANERAAWWADASGIPPGAGVQLFAPPAGDPAQALAPLAGLRALWTGQGGDGDAAAGLAAAHRRVREGIAATRASAPRKGVPVVVVHGLDDGLIPPAFSSEPYVAMARRAGAQVRYWQVRNVQHFDAFLGLPALAARYQPLLPYVYAALDRVEAHLADGAPLPADATIDTGLRAAGQPLQAPQLAIPR from the coding sequence ATGTTCAGCGCCCCACGCCAGACCGAACACCGCGGCGAGCACGACGACCTGCTCAGCGCCGGGCTCGGTCTGGACGGCTTGCGCGCCGCGCTGCCGCCGGCCTTCGCCGACCCGGCCCATCCCACCGCCGCCGAACTGCGCCGGCGCGCGCTGTGGGCGAACTGGCGCGGCATCGCCGATCTTGCCGTCGGCGGCGGTTACGGCGAGGTCTACGGCAGCGTGCAGCGGGTCGAAGGGCGCGAGTACAGCGCCTACGCGACCGTGCCCGGCGCGCATCAGCCGCACCGCGTGCTGGCGCAGGTGCCGGATGCGTTCGATGCCGGCAAGCGCTGTCTGGTGGTCGCGGCGTCTTCCGGTTCGCGCGGCATCTACGGCGCGATCGCCGTGGCCGGCGCCTGGGGCCTGCCCAAGGGCTGCGCGGTGGCTTACACCGACAAGGGCGCCGGTACCGACTATTTCGATCTCGATGCCGGCCTGGGCGTGCGCGCCGACGGCACCATCGGCCAGCCCGAGGACGGCGACCTGGCTTTCGTGCCGAGCGCGGCCGAGCGCGCGGCGGCGGGCGGCATCGCCTTCAAGCATGCGCATTCTCGCGACAACCCCGAAGCCGACTGGGGGCGCCACGTGCGGCAGGCGGCGCAGTTCGGCCTGAGCGCGTTGGATCGGGCCTTCCCGCAGCAGGCGCCGTTCACCTGGGCCAACACCCGGGTCATCGCGGTGGGCATCTCCAACGGCGGCGGTGCGGTGCTGCGCGCCGCCGAACTCGACGGCGAGCCCTGGCTCGACGCGGTGGTGGCGGGCGAACCGAACGTGTACGTCGACGGGGCGCGCCCCCTGTACGACTACACCACCGAAGCGGCGCTGCTGATGCCGTGCGCGCTGCAGCACAAGCCCCTGGCGGCGATGCCGGCGGCGCCGGCCGGCGCCGCCGCGGACGCTTACTGCGCCTATGCCGCGGCCAACGGCTGGCTCGGCGAGGGCATGGCCGAGGCGAGCAACGAAGCGCGCGCGGAAGCCGCGTATCGGCGCTTGCGCGACAACGGCTGGAGCGACGCCGCGTTGCGCGCTGGCGCGCTGTCGGTCAGTTTCGATCTGTGGCGCGCGGTCGCGGCGACGTACGCCTCGGCCTATGGCCGCTACGCGCCGGCGGCGAAGCGGGCCGGCAAGGGGCCGGACCAGCCTTGGCTGCCGTTCGCCTATGCCGCTGCCGACGCGGCGGCCCAGCCGCCGACCGCACGCCCGGCCGCCGCCAACGAGCGTGCCGCCTGGTGGGCCGATGCCAGCGGCATTCCGCCCGGTGCGGGCGTGCAGTTGTTCGCGCCGCCGGCCGGCGATCCCGCGCAAGCGCTGGCGCCGCTGGCCGGGCTGCGCGCGTTGTGGACCGGGCAGGGAGGCGATGGGGACGCTGCAGCGGGCCTCGCCGCCGCGCACCGGCGAGTGCGCGAGGGCATCGCCGCGACGCGCGCCTCGGCGCCGCGCAAGGGCGTGCCGGTGGTGGTCGTGCACGGTCTCGACGACGGCCTGATTCCGCCGGCATTCAGCAGCGAGCCCTATGTGGCGATGGCGCGCCGCGCCGGCGCGCAAGTGCGGTACTGGCAGGTGCGCAACGTGCAGCATTTCGACGCTTTCCTCGGACTGCCGGCATTGGCCGCGCGCTATCAACCGCTGCTGCCGTACGTCTACGCCGCGCTGGACCGGGTCGAGGCGCACCTGGCCGACGGCGCGCCGCTGCCGGCCGACGCCACCATCGACACCGGCCTGCGAGCGGCCGGTCAGCCGTTGCAGGCGCCGCAGCTCGCGATCCCGCGCTGA
- a CDS encoding response regulator transcription factor yields the protein MPTLLIADDHPLFRAALRQAAADAVPDTAVREAGTLDDALAALEAEPGIDLVLLDLHMPGNHGLAGLAAIRAQYPGTAVAVVSANDDPRVVRRALDHGAAGYLPKSAGLDELRDAIRAVLACEQWLPATLRAAVARTHSERGDADLASRLASLSPQQFRVLTLVAQGLLNKQIADRLDVQERTVKAHLSAIFDRLGVRNRTQAGVVLRELELADPARRIED from the coding sequence ATGCCGACCCTGCTGATCGCCGACGACCATCCCCTGTTCCGCGCTGCGTTGCGCCAGGCCGCCGCGGACGCTGTGCCCGATACGGCGGTGCGCGAAGCCGGCACGCTCGACGATGCGCTGGCCGCGCTCGAAGCCGAGCCCGGCATCGACCTGGTCCTGCTCGATCTGCACATGCCGGGCAACCACGGCCTGGCCGGGTTGGCGGCGATCCGCGCCCAGTACCCCGGCACCGCGGTCGCGGTGGTCTCGGCCAACGACGATCCGCGGGTGGTGCGGCGCGCGCTCGACCACGGCGCCGCCGGCTATCTGCCCAAGAGCGCCGGCCTGGACGAACTGCGCGACGCGATCCGCGCCGTATTGGCCTGCGAACAGTGGCTGCCGGCGACGCTGCGCGCCGCGGTCGCCCGCACCCACAGCGAGCGTGGCGACGCCGACCTCGCCTCGCGCCTGGCCAGCCTGTCGCCGCAGCAATTCAGAGTCCTGACTCTGGTCGCGCAGGGCCTGCTCAACAAGCAGATCGCCGACCGACTGGACGTGCAGGAGCGCACTGTCAAGGCGCACCTGTCGGCGATCTTCGACCGCCTCGGCGTGCGCAACCGCACCCAGGCCGGCGTGGTCCTGCGCGAGCTCGAACTGGCCGATCCGGCGCGCCGGATCGAGGACTGA
- a CDS encoding hybrid sensor histidine kinase/response regulator, with amino-acid sequence MLSLTVVALASLAWLALMFGTALFAERRPAALAKHWRHIYALSLAVHCTSWTFYGTVTQAARYGWPLPPTFLGSILFYAFAVGFMMRLVKLARETNATSLADLIATRLGKDAWLAATVTLVAALGLIPYIALQLKAVAMSFAMLTTRATDGAASPAWRDSALYVALAMALFAMLFGTRRASAAEHNRGLVLAMAFESVFKLAAMLAIGALVWFGLDHGLTAPIATAPLPADETGGFAPLVLLGGLAMFILPHQFHVGVVECRDERDVRTARWQFPLYLLLIALPVLPLATVGQAMLGSQVPSDLYVLALPLSQGHESLALFAFLGGLSAATGMVVVSTLTLSLMIGNHWFAPGLLRGAWARDSDLRGRVLALRRGGIVAIMLLAWGYSRLIAGSEALADVGAVSFSALATLAPALAFAVWRPQTPARAAVIGIAAGFAAWAWALLLPMLHDAGGVAPAWLHEGPLGWSWLAPERLFGLTGWSRLGRAVGASLFLGTLATVLAAVWRRETPRSARRGLDVQTLRAAGLRFLPRERVAQLLDAAPAGAPVAAEVEAALERELAAVLGSASARVLLDAARRETGRDLDTVAAIVGEASADLRFNQRVLEAALQNMSQGISVVDAQLRLVAWNRRYAELFAYPPELLQVGRPIADLARWAMQRLPMQGDLERALQRRLAFMRAGTPHLSERVLADGSIVEIRGNPMPGGGFVATFTDVTAFRRAEAGLIQANETLEQRVAARTADLEVAKREAERANEAKSRFLAAVGHDLMQPLHAAQLFTDALAQQLTAPAQRETVAQIGGALDSTGDLLTGLLDMSRLQAGGLVPQPREFPLAEVLDPLASEFGAIAAARGLRFRYVASRAWTRSDPQLLRRVLQNFLANAVRYTERGGVLLGVRRRAGALAVEVLDSGPGIAADQQSAIFEEFRRGEDAPGQGLGLGLSIADRIAQLLDAPLSLRSALGRGTAFAVRLPHAPMPSAALPAGAQRSVAGLRVLAVDNDPQALAALDEVLRRWGCEVATADGDEAARRALRERPAALWLFDFHLDDDDTGLALAQRLSDEFGARPCLLLSADTGAAVRQAVHEAGVALLPKPVKPLALKSVLDRLLAAGGVGA; translated from the coding sequence ATGCTGAGCCTTACCGTCGTCGCCCTGGCCAGCCTGGCCTGGCTGGCGCTGATGTTCGGCACCGCTTTGTTCGCCGAGCGCCGGCCGGCCGCGCTGGCCAAGCACTGGCGCCACATCTACGCGCTGTCGCTGGCGGTGCACTGCACCTCGTGGACCTTCTACGGCACCGTCACCCAGGCCGCGCGCTACGGTTGGCCGCTGCCGCCGACCTTCCTCGGCTCGATCCTGTTCTACGCCTTCGCGGTCGGCTTCATGATGCGGCTGGTCAAGCTCGCGCGCGAAACCAACGCGACCTCGCTGGCCGACCTGATCGCCACCCGGCTCGGCAAGGACGCCTGGTTGGCCGCGACCGTGACCTTGGTCGCCGCGCTCGGCCTGATTCCCTACATCGCCTTGCAGCTCAAGGCGGTGGCGATGAGCTTCGCCATGCTGACCACCCGCGCCACCGACGGCGCGGCGTCGCCGGCGTGGCGCGACAGCGCGCTGTACGTGGCCCTGGCGATGGCCTTGTTCGCGATGCTGTTCGGCACCCGCCGCGCCAGCGCCGCCGAGCACAACCGCGGCCTGGTCCTGGCGATGGCGTTCGAGTCGGTGTTCAAGCTCGCCGCGATGCTGGCGATCGGCGCCCTGGTCTGGTTCGGCCTGGATCACGGCCTGACGGCGCCGATCGCGACGGCGCCGCTGCCGGCCGACGAGACCGGCGGCTTCGCGCCGCTGGTGCTGCTCGGCGGGCTGGCGATGTTCATCTTGCCGCACCAGTTCCATGTCGGCGTGGTCGAGTGCCGCGACGAGCGCGACGTGCGTACCGCGCGCTGGCAGTTCCCGCTGTATCTGTTGCTGATCGCCTTGCCGGTATTGCCGTTGGCGACGGTCGGGCAGGCGATGCTCGGCTCGCAGGTGCCGTCGGACTTGTACGTGCTGGCCTTGCCGCTGTCGCAAGGGCACGAGTCGCTGGCCTTGTTCGCCTTCCTCGGCGGGCTCAGCGCCGCCACCGGCATGGTCGTGGTCAGCACGCTCACCCTGAGCCTGATGATCGGCAACCACTGGTTCGCGCCGGGCCTGCTGCGCGGAGCGTGGGCGCGCGACAGCGATCTGCGCGGGCGCGTGTTGGCGCTGCGCCGCGGCGGCATCGTCGCGATCATGCTGCTGGCTTGGGGCTATAGCCGCTTGATCGCCGGCAGCGAAGCGCTGGCCGATGTCGGCGCGGTGTCGTTCTCGGCCTTGGCCACGCTGGCGCCGGCGCTGGCCTTCGCGGTATGGCGGCCGCAGACGCCGGCGCGCGCGGCGGTGATCGGCATCGCGGCCGGCTTCGCCGCCTGGGCCTGGGCCTTGTTGCTGCCGATGCTGCACGACGCGGGCGGCGTGGCTCCGGCCTGGCTGCACGAAGGTCCGCTGGGCTGGTCGTGGCTGGCGCCGGAGCGCCTGTTCGGCCTGACCGGCTGGAGCCGGCTCGGCCGCGCGGTCGGCGCCAGCCTGTTCCTGGGCACGCTGGCGACCGTGCTGGCGGCGGTGTGGCGGCGCGAAACCCCGCGCAGCGCGCGGCGCGGTCTGGACGTGCAGACCCTGCGCGCGGCCGGCCTGCGTTTCCTGCCGCGCGAACGCGTCGCGCAGCTGCTCGATGCCGCGCCCGCGGGTGCGCCGGTGGCGGCCGAAGTCGAGGCTGCATTGGAACGCGAACTGGCCGCGGTGCTGGGCTCGGCGTCGGCGCGCGTGCTGCTGGACGCGGCGCGGCGCGAAACCGGGCGCGACCTGGACACGGTCGCGGCGATCGTCGGCGAAGCCTCGGCCGACCTGCGATTCAACCAGCGCGTGCTCGAAGCGGCGCTGCAGAACATGAGCCAGGGCATCAGCGTGGTCGACGCGCAACTGCGCCTGGTGGCGTGGAACCGGCGCTATGCCGAGTTGTTCGCGTATCCGCCGGAGCTGCTGCAGGTCGGCCGTCCGATCGCCGACCTGGCGCGCTGGGCGATGCAGCGCCTGCCGATGCAGGGCGATCTGGAGCGCGCGCTGCAGCGGCGCCTGGCGTTCATGCGCGCCGGCACCCCGCATCTGTCCGAGCGCGTGCTCGCCGACGGCAGCATCGTCGAGATCCGCGGCAATCCCATGCCCGGTGGCGGGTTCGTCGCCACCTTCACCGATGTCACCGCGTTCCGCCGCGCCGAGGCCGGGCTGATCCAGGCCAACGAGACCCTGGAGCAGCGGGTGGCCGCGCGCACCGCCGATCTGGAAGTCGCCAAGCGCGAGGCCGAGCGCGCCAACGAAGCCAAGAGCCGCTTCCTGGCCGCGGTCGGCCACGATCTGATGCAGCCGCTGCACGCTGCACAGCTGTTCACCGATGCCCTGGCGCAGCAGCTGACCGCGCCGGCGCAGCGCGAGACCGTGGCCCAGATCGGCGGTGCGCTGGATTCCACCGGCGATCTGCTGACCGGCCTGCTGGACATGTCGCGCCTGCAAGCCGGCGGCCTGGTGCCGCAGCCGCGCGAGTTTCCGCTGGCCGAAGTGCTCGATCCGCTGGCCTCGGAGTTCGGCGCGATCGCGGCGGCGCGCGGCCTGCGTTTCCGCTACGTCGCCAGCCGCGCCTGGACCCGCAGCGATCCGCAGCTGCTGCGCCGGGTGCTGCAGAACTTCCTCGCCAATGCGGTGCGCTACACCGAACGCGGCGGCGTCCTGCTCGGCGTGCGCCGGCGCGCCGGCGCGCTGGCGGTGGAAGTGCTGGACAGCGGGCCGGGCATCGCTGCGGATCAGCAGTCGGCGATCTTCGAAGAGTTCCGCCGCGGCGAAGACGCGCCGGGGCAGGGCCTGGGCCTGGGACTGTCGATCGCCGACCGCATCGCCCAGTTGCTGGATGCACCGCTGAGCCTGCGCAGTGCGCTCGGCCGCGGCACCGCGTTCGCGGTACGCCTGCCGCATGCGCCGATGCCGTCGGCGGCGTTGCCGGCCGGCGCTCAGCGCAGCGTCGCCGGCCTGCGCGTGCTGGCGGTGGACAACGATCCGCAGGCGCTGGCGGCGCTGGACGAGGTGTTGCGGCGCTGGGGCTGCGAGGTGGCCACCGCCGACGGCGACGAAGCCGCACGCAGGGCCCTGCGCGAGCGGCCGGCAGCGCTGTGGCTGTTCGACTTCCACCTCGACGACGACGACACCGGCCTGGCCCTGGCGCAGCGCCTGAGCGACGAATTCGGCGCGCGGCCCTGCCTGCTGCTCAGCGCCGACACGGGGGCCGCCGTGCGGCAGGCCGTGCACGAAGCCGGGGTCGCCTTGCTGCCCAAGCCGGTCAAGCCGCTGGCCTTGAAGTCGGTGTTGGACCGCTTGCTGGCGGCCGGCGGCGTCGGCGCCTGA
- a CDS encoding TonB-dependent receptor, translating into MAGALLAPAAWAQDAAPAAQAEAKTLGGLTVTARKREETLQEVPVAITAFTPEALDRLNVEDLSDLDALVPNLTVYAARGSSSTITAYIRGIGQSDPLWGVDPGVGIYMDDVYIARPQGALLDVFDVERVEVLRGPQGTLYGKNTIGGAIKYISRGLPTSLDGFASVTVGNYGQLDVKAAIGGPIGGDDALRGRISVASLNRDGFGRNVVTGQDVSDKEVLALRGSLGAYVSDDLDIQFAFDWMDDQSGVRGAKMLAPNRFAPGQAPLDDRYDVRNGMPNVNDTTIKGASATVNWRANEDWAFKYVIAKRESDTETNIDFDTLQNKIADVKAFYRDQQVSHELQANYDGGGRARGVMGIYGFDGEAGGQVLNNFFNLSFGDTQGTVYTESIAAYADWTFDLNDKLKLDVGVRYTDEDKRAKVLNRGYRDPAFTIPNGVIAANFDRKINFKNTSPKVSLDYQIAPDILLYGLATRGFKSGGYNIRAQATAVPRSAEPFDDEVVDSYEIGSKMAFFDQRLFLNLAYFHNKYKDIQLSVFTAYDSNGDGTNDAFFGDFTNAGKGTVQGFEVEYQWLPNEHWLVSGNLAWLDAKYDEFMYAGINIADEQEFTNAPDFSGAINVEYRTDLSDGSKLSARAGYSYQSDVIATTEIVRTGALPITQDGYGLVNAGVTWKSNGPWTLSLQGSNLTDKEYRTTGYSLNSALGVYTGFYGPPRQYTFSVKYDF; encoded by the coding sequence ATCGCCGGTGCGCTGTTGGCGCCCGCGGCCTGGGCGCAGGACGCGGCACCGGCCGCCCAAGCCGAGGCCAAGACCCTCGGCGGCCTGACCGTGACCGCGCGCAAGCGCGAGGAAACCCTGCAGGAGGTGCCGGTCGCGATCACCGCCTTCACCCCCGAGGCGCTGGACCGGCTCAACGTCGAAGACCTGTCCGACCTGGACGCGCTGGTGCCGAACCTGACCGTCTATGCCGCCCGCGGCTCCAGCAGCACCATCACCGCCTACATCCGCGGCATCGGCCAGTCCGATCCGCTGTGGGGCGTCGACCCCGGCGTCGGCATCTACATGGACGACGTCTACATCGCTCGCCCCCAGGGCGCGCTGCTGGACGTGTTCGACGTCGAGCGGGTCGAAGTCTTGCGCGGACCGCAGGGCACGCTGTACGGCAAGAACACCATCGGCGGCGCGATCAAGTACATCTCGCGCGGCCTGCCGACCTCGCTCGACGGCTTCGCCTCGGTCACGGTGGGCAACTACGGCCAGCTCGACGTCAAGGCCGCGATCGGCGGCCCGATCGGCGGCGACGATGCGTTGCGCGGGCGGATTTCGGTCGCCAGCCTCAACCGCGACGGCTTCGGCAGGAACGTGGTCACCGGCCAGGACGTCAGCGACAAGGAAGTGCTGGCCCTGCGCGGCAGCCTCGGCGCGTATGTCAGCGACGATCTGGACATCCAGTTCGCCTTCGACTGGATGGACGACCAGTCCGGCGTGCGCGGCGCCAAGATGCTGGCGCCGAACCGCTTCGCCCCCGGCCAGGCGCCGTTGGACGACCGCTACGACGTGCGCAACGGCATGCCCAACGTCAACGACACCACGATCAAGGGCGCCTCGGCGACGGTCAACTGGCGCGCCAACGAGGATTGGGCCTTCAAGTACGTGATCGCCAAGCGCGAATCCGATACCGAGACCAACATCGACTTCGACACGCTGCAGAACAAGATCGCCGACGTGAAGGCGTTCTACCGCGACCAGCAGGTCAGCCACGAATTGCAGGCCAATTACGACGGCGGCGGCCGCGCGCGCGGCGTGATGGGCATCTACGGCTTCGACGGCGAGGCCGGCGGCCAGGTGCTGAACAACTTCTTCAACCTCAGCTTCGGCGACACCCAGGGCACGGTCTACACCGAAAGCATCGCCGCCTACGCCGACTGGACCTTCGACCTGAACGACAAGCTCAAGCTCGACGTCGGCGTGCGTTACACCGACGAGGACAAGCGCGCCAAGGTGCTCAACCGCGGCTACCGCGATCCGGCGTTCACCATTCCCAACGGCGTGATCGCGGCCAACTTCGACCGTAAGATCAATTTCAAGAACACCTCGCCGAAGGTCTCGCTGGACTACCAGATCGCTCCGGACATTCTGCTGTACGGTCTGGCCACCCGCGGCTTCAAGTCGGGCGGCTACAACATCCGCGCCCAGGCCACCGCGGTGCCGCGCTCGGCCGAGCCGTTCGACGACGAGGTCGTCGACAGCTATGAGATCGGCAGCAAGATGGCCTTCTTCGACCAGCGCCTGTTCCTGAACCTGGCGTACTTCCACAACAAGTACAAGGACATCCAGCTGTCGGTGTTCACCGCCTACGACAGCAACGGCGACGGCACCAACGACGCCTTCTTCGGAGACTTCACCAACGCCGGCAAGGGCACGGTGCAGGGCTTCGAGGTCGAGTACCAGTGGTTGCCGAACGAGCATTGGCTGGTGTCCGGCAACCTGGCCTGGCTGGACGCCAAGTACGACGAGTTCATGTACGCCGGGATCAACATCGCCGACGAGCAGGAGTTCACCAACGCCCCGGACTTCTCCGGCGCGATCAACGTCGAGTACCGCACCGATCTGTCCGACGGCAGCAAGCTGTCGGCGCGGGCCGGCTACAGCTACCAGAGCGACGTGATCGCGACCACCGAGATCGTCCGCACCGGCGCGCTGCCGATCACCCAGGACGGTTACGGCCTGGTCAACGCCGGGGTGACCTGGAAGAGCAACGGCCCGTGGACGCTGTCGCTGCAGGGCAGCAACCTGACCGACAAGGAATACCGCACCACCGGTTACAGCCTGAATTCGGCGCTGGGCGTCTACACCGGCTTCTACGGTCCGCCGCGCCAGTACACCTTCTCGGTCAAGTACGACTTCTGA
- a CDS encoding GntP family permease, which yields MAFLIVLAALCFLMYVAYRGHSVILFAPVAALGAVLLTDPSLVAPMFTGLFMDKMVGFLKLYFPVFLLGAIFGKLIELSGFSKAIVAATIRLLGRERAMLSIVAVCALLTYGGVSLFVAVFAVYPFAAELFRQSAIPKRLIPGTIALGAFTFTMDALPGTPQIQNIIPTAFFGTDTWAAPWLGLLGGVFILIVGLSYLNWRRRAAAAAGEGYGDNLVNEPAPFAGDALPNPLLALLPLVLVGVANKLLSVWLPQVYGSEHRFDPAVIGNAAPVVQEVSKVAAIWAVEGALLIGIAAVLVCAWKPIAGRFAEGSKAAIGGALLAAMNTASEYGFGAVIAALPGFLVVANALSAIPNPLVNEAITVTALAGITGSASGGMSIALAAMADSFIANANAAGIPMEVLHRVASMASGGMDTLPHNGAVITLLAVTGLTHRQAYKDVFAITLIKTAAVFVVIATFYATGLV from the coding sequence ATGGCGTTTTTGATCGTGCTGGCCGCGCTGTGCTTCCTGATGTATGTCGCCTACCGCGGCCACAGCGTGATCCTGTTCGCCCCGGTGGCCGCGCTCGGCGCGGTGCTGCTGACCGATCCCAGCCTGGTCGCGCCGATGTTCACCGGCCTGTTCATGGACAAGATGGTCGGCTTCCTCAAGCTGTATTTCCCGGTATTCCTGCTCGGCGCGATCTTCGGCAAGCTGATCGAACTGTCCGGTTTCTCCAAGGCGATAGTGGCGGCCACCATCCGTCTGCTCGGGCGCGAGCGGGCGATGTTGTCGATCGTCGCGGTCTGCGCCCTGCTGACCTACGGCGGCGTGTCGCTGTTCGTGGCGGTGTTCGCGGTCTACCCCTTCGCCGCCGAGCTGTTCCGGCAGAGCGCCATCCCCAAACGGCTGATCCCCGGCACGATCGCGCTCGGCGCGTTCACCTTCACCATGGACGCCTTGCCCGGCACGCCGCAGATCCAGAACATCATCCCGACCGCGTTCTTCGGCACCGACACCTGGGCCGCGCCCTGGCTGGGCCTGCTCGGCGGCGTGTTCATCCTGATCGTGGGCCTGAGCTATCTGAACTGGCGCCGCCGGGCCGCCGCCGCGGCCGGCGAAGGCTACGGCGACAACCTGGTCAACGAACCGGCGCCGTTCGCCGGCGATGCCCTGCCCAACCCGCTGCTGGCCTTGTTGCCGCTGGTCCTGGTCGGGGTCGCCAACAAGCTGCTCAGCGTCTGGTTGCCGCAGGTCTACGGCAGCGAGCACCGCTTCGACCCGGCGGTGATCGGCAACGCCGCGCCGGTGGTGCAGGAGGTGTCCAAGGTCGCGGCGATCTGGGCGGTCGAGGGCGCCTTGCTGATCGGCATCGCTGCGGTACTGGTCTGCGCCTGGAAACCGATCGCCGGCCGCTTCGCCGAAGGCAGCAAGGCCGCGATCGGCGGCGCCCTGCTGGCGGCGATGAACACCGCCAGCGAATACGGCTTCGGCGCGGTGATCGCGGCGCTGCCCGGCTTCCTGGTGGTCGCCAACGCCTTGAGCGCGATTCCCAATCCTCTGGTCAACGAAGCGATCACCGTGACCGCGCTGGCCGGAATCACCGGCTCGGCCTCCGGCGGCATGAGCATCGCCCTGGCGGCGATGGCCGACAGCTTCATCGCCAACGCCAACGCCGCCGGCATTCCGATGGAGGTGCTGCACCGGGTCGCGTCGATGGCCTCCGGCGGCATGGACACCCTACCCCACAACGGCGCGGTGATCACTCTGCTCGCCGTCACCGGCCTGACCCATCGCCAGGCCTACAAGGACGTGTTCGCGATCACCCTGATCAAGACGGCGGCGGTGTTCGTGGTCATCGCGACCTTCTACGCCACCGGCCTGGTCTGA